Part of the Cohnella candidum genome, CGGATCGCGGTATGGCTCGGACTTGATATCGATCTTGAGCCAATAGTAGCCGGGCTTCGGCAGCCGTTTTTCCGCGTTGCGAAGCGGTGTCCAGACCTTGTCCTTGGTGATGGACAGCGGGTTCTGGATGATGTCGAGCGGCAAATCGCCCTCGTGGAACATCCATTCCGAGCTGGCGCTCAAATCGGTGGTCCGCACGTTGGAGTTTTCGGAAAGGAAAAGGATCGGAACGAGCCATCCCGACACGAACAGCAGGACGAGTCCCGTTCTGAGCAGCATTTTTTTGAGTTTGGCGGGCAGCAACGGCATAGACCTCCACAAGGACGGTTAGGATTTGGGGGGCAGCCAGCCGCGCAGCAGGTTAACGGCTTTCAGGCGGTCGTTGACCCCGATTTTGCTGTAAATGATGCTGATGTAGTTGCGGATGGTCCCTTCGCTGATGAAGAGAAGGTTCGCGATTTCCCGATTGCTCCGGCCCTCGGCCATCAGCTCGATGATTTTCCATTCCCGGTCCGTGAACCCGGGGTCTTGGTCCGCAGGAATCGGATTTGCCGTGCGGGCGGCGGTGTGAGCGGCGGCGTAGTTGGAGGCGGGACCGGCGGACAGCCGAGCGGCGAGCTTGGCGGAGATGGCGGTCGGCATCAGTAAGGTGCCGGCCATCGTGTCTCGGATGGCGGCGATGATCTTATCGCCCGGCAAGTCTTTCAGCAGGAAGCCGCTCGCTCCGCCGACCAGCGCGTCGATGATGTAATCATCTTCTGGATAGGTCGTCAGGATAAGGACCTTCGTTGCGGGGTAGAGCGCGCGGATTTTGCGGGTGCTCTCGATTCCGTCCATTTCGGGCATCTGGATGTCCATCAGCACGAGGTCGGGTTGCAGCGTCCCCGTCAGCTCGAGCGCTTTGCGCCCGTTCTCGGCCAGGCCGACGACTTCCATGCCGTCGGACAGGTTGATCATCGTCTGGAGGCCGTCCCGCAGCAGCCGTTGGTCGTCAGCGATCACGATTCGGATCATCGGTCTCCTCATTTCTTTGATTTCCGTTCTTACATTCTTTTTCCATTATAAGCGAAAATGTCTCATATTGCTGAAAAATGTGGAACGAGCTTGGGGAGGGGGGGCGACGGGAGAGCGGCGGAGTTGTGCGAGAAAGTTACATAACTTCGGCGGAATGGTGGGTAAGCGGCGGAGTTGTGCAAGAAAGTTACATAACTTCGGTGGAATGGTGGGAAAACGGCGGAGTTGTGCAAGAAAGTTACATAACTTCGGTGGAATGGTGGGAGAGCGGCGGAGTTGTGTGAGAAAGTTACATAACTTCGGTAGAATGGTGGGAGAGCGGCGGAGTTGAGTGAGAAAGTTACATAACTTCGATGGAATGGTGGGAGAGCAGTGGAGTTGTGCAAGAAAGTAACATAACTCTTTGGTGGAATAGTCGCAAAATGCGACGATAACGAGCCGGAGTCCCGCCGATCAAGCAAAATGGTCGCAAAATGCGACGATAACATATATAAACCCCAAAAAACAAAAAAGCCCGCGGACGACCCACGGGCTTCTTCACATTACGCTTCAACCTTCCAATATCCGTTCGCCGCCGACCCAAACGCCGCGCAGCTCCAGCCCCTCATCCAGCAATAGGACGTCGGCACGCTTGTCGGCCGCCAGCGTGCCGATTTCCCCGTCCAGGCCGAGCTGGCGCGCCGGATTGGCGCTGGCCATCTTGCTCGCGGCCGGGATCGGCACGCCGACCTCGCGGACCATGAAGCGGAACGCGTCGATCATCGTCAGCGTGCTGCCGGCGAGGCTGCCGCCGTCCTTCAGCCGCGCGACGCCCGCCGCCATGACGACCGGCAGGCCGCCGATCTCGTATTCGCCGTCCGGCATGCCGGCTGCGGCCATCGCGTCCGTGATCAGGATGACGCCGTCGCTTCCTTTGGCCGCGACGAGCATTTTGATCCCGGCAGGATGCACGTGGTGGCCGTCCGCGATCACTTCCGCCATGATGCGGGGATCGGTCAGCACGGCGCCGACGGTTCCCGGCTCCCGATGGTGATAAGGCCGCATCGCGTTGAAGGTGTGGACCGCATGGCGAAGCCCGTGGTCAGCCGCCTTCAGGATCTCTTCGTAAGTGGCGTCCGTGTGGCCGCAGGCCGCTACGGCGCCGGCCGCATTCAGCTGTTCGATATAGGCGAGCGCGCCTTCCGTTTCCGGCGCCAGCGTCTGCTGCCGGATGAGCCCGGGGTAATCGCGGACCCAACCCTCCAGCCATTCGGGCTGGGGAGGCAGGATGTAGGCGGGATTTTGGGCGCCTTTCCATTTGAGGCTGACGAACGGCCCTTCGATGTGAACGCCGAGCAGCCGGGCATAAGGCATCCCGCCGGCGATAAAACGGCTCACCCGTTCCAGCACGCGCGTCAGGTCTTCCCGAGGCGAAGTCATCGAGGTGGCCAGCATGCCGGTCGTGCCGTGACGGCCGTGGAAGCGGGTGATCGTCCGAAGCTCCTCGGCGTCCGCGTCCATGAAGTCGTGCCCGGCCCCGCCGTGCACGTGCATGTCGATGAAGCCGGGCAGCACCCAGCCGCCGGCGCCTTCCACCCGGACCGCGTTCGCGGCTTCAGCCGGAATGGAATCGGAACCCTCATACCCGCCTAGCCCCGCAATTTTGCCGTCGCGCAGCCAAATCCAGCCGTTTTCGAGCACCCCGTCCGGGGTCGCGACCCGAGCGCCGACGATGAGACATTCCCGCGGCCCGCTCATGACAGCTTCTCCGCCGCCGAACGGTCGAGCAGCACGACCAGATGGGGGTGGGTCTGCAGCAGCGACGCCGGGCAATCCGTCGTGATCGGTCCTTTGAGCGCGCGGGCGACGATGTCCGCTTTATCCGCTCCCTTGACGACGAGCAGGATCATTTTCGCTTTCAGGATCGTTCCGACGCCCATCGTCAGCGCCTGGCGCGGCACTTCGTCCATGGAACTGAAATAACGGGCATTCGCTTTTAACGTAGCTTCGGCCAAATCCACCACGTGCGTCCCTTTGATCAAGGCGTGGGCCGGTTCATTGAAGCCGATGTGGCCGTTATGGCCAAGTCCGAGCAGCTGCAGGTCGATTTGGCCCGATTGCTCGATCTGCTCGTCATAATGGCTGCATTCCGCGACCGGATCCGGCGCGTTGCCGTTGGGCAGATGCGCTTGGGCGGCCGGCAGGTCGATATGACGGAACAGATGGTCCCGCATATAGGAATGGTAGCTTTCGGGATGGTCCTCCGGAAGGCCGACGTATTCGTCGAGATTGAACGTGGTGACGTTTTTGAAGCTGAACATTCCCCGCTCGTAGTCGCTCACCAGCTGCCGGTAAATCCCGACCGGCGTTCCGCCGGTGGCGAGCCCCAGCACGGCCTTCGGATTCGTCTGAACGACGCCCGAAATGATGTTGGCCCCCGCCTCGTTCAACTTGTCGTCCGTGTCGAATACCAGTACGTTCATCGCGGATTCCTCTCCTCTTTCCCCGTATATTTGCGGACGGTTTGGAACGAACGTTCCAGCCGCGGGACATATTCGTCGAAATGCTCGCTGACCAGCCCGGTGAACAGGATGTCGACGACGTGAAGCGCCGCCATCCGCGACGCCATGTCTCCCCGCCGCATGCCGGCCTCCGACGAGGAGGTGAATAGCCGGATGTCGGCCATGGCGGCCAGCGGGTTCGTGCCGAACCGGGTGACCGAAACGGTCAGCGCCCCTTGCTCCGAGGCGCAGCGCAGCGAGTGGATCGTCTCCGGCGTTTCCCCCGAATACGAAATGCCGATCGCCACGTCCTTGGAGGACAGCGATGCCGCGGAGGTCAACTGCATGTGCGGGTCCGAGAACACGGCCGCCGCCTTGCCCACGCGGATCAGCTTGCTCCAAAAATCCTGCGCGACGAGGCCGGAAGTCCCCGAGCCGTACAAATCGATTCGGCCGGCGCGGTGCAGCGCATCGATCGCTTGCCGAAGCTGCGCCAGATCGAGCAGCTGGGTCGTATCCGAAAGCGACCGCAGGTGGTTCGCGGTAATGGCGGACACGATGTCGGCCAACGGATTTCCAGCCACGATGTCCTGGTACTTCGTCGGCGCCTCTTGCCCGGCGAGTTCGGCCGCGAGCTTTCGTTTAAACTCCGGGAAATTTTGAAAATGGAACGTTCGGCAAAACCGCGACACCGTGGAGGTGCTGCTGCCTGCCCGGCGGGCGAGCTCCGTGATGTTGAGCTGCGCGGCTTCTTGGGGCCGCTCGAGCAAGAAGGAGGCCAGTTCCCTCTCCTTGGGATGCAGGCTGTCCATCTGGTCCCTTATGGCGGATAAAATACTCACTTCGGCCGCCTCCACAAGAAAATTAATTTCATTATTATATATCAATACAAGAAAATAATTTTCCTAACTACTCCTAAGATACTGCACGCCGCTCGAATTCGCAAGCGGTAATCGCAAGCTTTGCAGAATGTGTGTTTTATTCCAACATTCGCGTAATAAAAGTCATTGACTTCACCGGACCCTCAACCTAATATTGGTAGGAAAGGTTATTGCAAACGTTTGCAAAAATCGGACACTCCTTCCGGAAAGGGGTTTTGCCATGGAGCACCTACCGCGCGTATTCGGCGGGATCGGATTGGACCTTACATGACGGCGGGCTCGGCGGACCAACGGACCGCTATCCGGGACATCGCGGGCGCCCTTGGGCTCTCGGCGAGCACCGTCTCCCGGGCGCTGAACGGAGTTTACGGAGTCAACGAGGAGACGCGCCGCCTGGTGCGGGACAAAGCCGAGGAGCTCGGGTATATCCCGCACTACGGCGCCAAGCAGCTGGTCGGGAAGAGCAGCCAGCTCGTCGGAGTCATCATGCCCGAGTTTGAATTCGAGGCGAGCAGCGGTTTCGTGTTCCTGCTTCCGGCGATTCAGCGGGAACTGCAGCGCATCGGCAAGGACGCGATTTTCTTCTCCGTTCCGTTCTCGCGTTATCCGCCTAAACGGCTGTCCTACTTTATCGGTTCCCGCGGGCTCGACGCCTGCGTGGCGCTGCCCGCTTTCCATGGCGGGCACCCGCTGATGGAGGAAGCGCTGGAGCTCGGGATTCCATGCGTCAACTTCGAAGGCGTCACGGGCCCTCGGTGCTCCTCCGTCGTCGCCGACGATTATCAAGGCGGTTACCTGGCGGCCAAGCGGCTGCTCGAAGAGGGACACCGCCACATCGGGCATATCCGAGGTCCTTCGGGGCTGCGCATATGCGCGGAGAGGTACGAGGGATTCCGCGACGCTTTAAGGGAGTACGGGATCGAGCATTCGGAGGAGTTGCTGGAAGGCGGCGATTTCTCCGGCACGAGCGGCGCGCGAGCCGCGGCTGCCTTGATTGACAGGCGCCCCGACATGACGGCGCTGTTCTGCGCCAACGATTTGATGGCGGCCGGCGCGATCCAGGCGCTTTCGCAGATGGGGATTGCCGTGCCGGACCGCGTATCGGTCTGCGGATACGACGGGGATACCTACTCCGCTTACACGGTTCCTCCTCTCACGACGATCCGCCACTCCAGGGACTTGTACGCGGAGAAAGCCGTCGTGCTGCTGCAGGAGCTGCTCGCGGGGCGCCAGGGGAGAACGGAGAAGGTGCCACCGACGATGCTCGAACGGCAATCGATCGGGCGTCGACACGCGGATTAAAAGCAACGATCAAGACGGGAAAGCGAAGGTGACGTTAAGGATGAACGCCGCAACACCGAATATCATAGAAGCTTCCGGGGTCAAGCGGACCTTCGGACGGGGCCAAGGCGCGGTCACGGTGCTCAAAGGAGTGGACATCGCCATTCCGCCGGGGCGTCTGATCGCCTTCAAGGGCCGTTCCGGCTCCGGCAAGACGACGCTGATCAACCTGCTCGGCGCGCTCGACCGTCCGACGGAAGGCTCGGTCAAATTCGCGGGCCGCGAGGTGTCGGTCCTGACGGACCGCCAGAGGGACGAAATCAGGAGGACGGAAATGGGACTCATTTTCCAATCCTTCGCCTTGATCCCCTTGATGTCCGCCTACGAAAACGTGGAATTCATCCTGCGCATTTCGGATTTTCCGGCGAAGGACCGGAAGGAGGCCGCCATTCACGCGTTGGACCAGGTCGGTCTCAAGTCGAGGATGCACCATCGGCCGTTCGAAATGTCGGGCGGCGAGCAGCAGAGAACCGCCATCGCGCGGGCGATCGCCCACCGTCCCAAGCTGCTGCTGGCGGACGAACCGACGGCGGAGCTGGACAGCCGGACCGGCCTGCATATCATCAAGGTGTTCCGCGATTTGGTTCAGCAGCACGGGATGACCGTCATTCTGACGACGCACGATCCGGCCATTATGGAAATCGTCGATCAAGTATACGAACTGGAGGATGGACAAATTGTCGCGCAGCACTAAGCTTGCGGCCACGCTGGCCGCCGCCGCCCTCGCGGCCGCCCTTTCCGGGTGCTCGCTGCTTCCCAAGGAAGAGAGCGCCCTCAAGCCTCCGCTGGTGAAGCCGGCCCAGGAAAATTACCGCACCGTGAAGGTGGAGAAGGGGACGATCGTCAAACAGATCAGCGGAGTCGGGTCGCTGGAATCGGTCTCGACCGACGTCGCGCAGTTTACCGGCCAAGGCGGACGGATCCAAAACATCCCCGTCAAATCCGGCGACATGGTGAAGAAGGGCGACGTTCTCGTTCAGTTGGTCATGGACGGTCTCGATCTTCAATTGAAGGAGCAGGAGCTGGCCCTCGAGCGGGCCAAACTCGCCTATAAACAAGCCGCGGGCAACTCGGACCAGCTGCGCATCGCCTCCCTTCAGAAGGAGATCGAGCAAATCAAGTACGACCGGCTGAAGCAGCAATTAAACAGCAAGCAGCTCGTTTCGAACATCGACGGGCAGGTCGTATTCGTGGAAAGCCTCAAGGAAGGCGACTTCGTGGAGCCTTACCAGACGCTCGTGACCGTGGCGGATCCGACCAAGCTGCGGGTGTCCATGCGCGTCGAGAATTCCGCGGACATCAAGGA contains:
- a CDS encoding response regulator transcription factor, yielding MIRIVIADDQRLLRDGLQTMINLSDGMEVVGLAENGRKALELTGTLQPDLVLMDIQMPEMDGIESTRKIRALYPATKVLILTTYPEDDYIIDALVGGASGFLLKDLPGDKIIAAIRDTMAGTLLMPTAISAKLAARLSAGPASNYAAAHTAARTANPIPADQDPGFTDREWKIIELMAEGRSNREIANLLFISEGTIRNYISIIYSKIGVNDRLKAVNLLRGWLPPKS
- the nagA gene encoding N-acetylglucosamine-6-phosphate deacetylase, translated to MSGPRECLIVGARVATPDGVLENGWIWLRDGKIAGLGGYEGSDSIPAEAANAVRVEGAGGWVLPGFIDMHVHGGAGHDFMDADAEELRTITRFHGRHGTTGMLATSMTSPREDLTRVLERVSRFIAGGMPYARLLGVHIEGPFVSLKWKGAQNPAYILPPQPEWLEGWVRDYPGLIRQQTLAPETEGALAYIEQLNAAGAVAACGHTDATYEEILKAADHGLRHAVHTFNAMRPYHHREPGTVGAVLTDPRIMAEVIADGHHVHPAGIKMLVAAKGSDGVILITDAMAAAGMPDGEYEIGGLPVVMAAGVARLKDGGSLAGSTLTMIDAFRFMVREVGVPIPAASKMASANPARQLGLDGEIGTLAADKRADVLLLDEGLELRGVWVGGERILEG
- the nagB gene encoding glucosamine-6-phosphate deaminase; its protein translation is MNVLVFDTDDKLNEAGANIISGVVQTNPKAVLGLATGGTPVGIYRQLVSDYERGMFSFKNVTTFNLDEYVGLPEDHPESYHSYMRDHLFRHIDLPAAQAHLPNGNAPDPVAECSHYDEQIEQSGQIDLQLLGLGHNGHIGFNEPAHALIKGTHVVDLAEATLKANARYFSSMDEVPRQALTMGVGTILKAKMILLVVKGADKADIVARALKGPITTDCPASLLQTHPHLVVLLDRSAAEKLS
- a CDS encoding MurR/RpiR family transcriptional regulator, with product MSILSAIRDQMDSLHPKERELASFLLERPQEAAQLNITELARRAGSSTSTVSRFCRTFHFQNFPEFKRKLAAELAGQEAPTKYQDIVAGNPLADIVSAITANHLRSLSDTTQLLDLAQLRQAIDALHRAGRIDLYGSGTSGLVAQDFWSKLIRVGKAAAVFSDPHMQLTSAASLSSKDVAIGISYSGETPETIHSLRCASEQGALTVSVTRFGTNPLAAMADIRLFTSSSEAGMRRGDMASRMAALHVVDILFTGLVSEHFDEYVPRLERSFQTVRKYTGKEERNPR
- a CDS encoding LacI family DNA-binding transcriptional regulator gives rise to the protein MTAGSADQRTAIRDIAGALGLSASTVSRALNGVYGVNEETRRLVRDKAEELGYIPHYGAKQLVGKSSQLVGVIMPEFEFEASSGFVFLLPAIQRELQRIGKDAIFFSVPFSRYPPKRLSYFIGSRGLDACVALPAFHGGHPLMEEALELGIPCVNFEGVTGPRCSSVVADDYQGGYLAAKRLLEEGHRHIGHIRGPSGLRICAERYEGFRDALREYGIEHSEELLEGGDFSGTSGARAAAALIDRRPDMTALFCANDLMAAGAIQALSQMGIAVPDRVSVCGYDGDTYSAYTVPPLTTIRHSRDLYAEKAVVLLQELLAGRQGRTEKVPPTMLERQSIGRRHAD
- a CDS encoding ABC transporter ATP-binding protein yields the protein MNAATPNIIEASGVKRTFGRGQGAVTVLKGVDIAIPPGRLIAFKGRSGSGKTTLINLLGALDRPTEGSVKFAGREVSVLTDRQRDEIRRTEMGLIFQSFALIPLMSAYENVEFILRISDFPAKDRKEAAIHALDQVGLKSRMHHRPFEMSGGEQQRTAIARAIAHRPKLLLADEPTAELDSRTGLHIIKVFRDLVQQHGMTVILTTHDPAIMEIVDQVYELEDGQIVAQH
- a CDS encoding efflux RND transporter periplasmic adaptor subunit; the protein is MSRSTKLAATLAAAALAAALSGCSLLPKEESALKPPLVKPAQENYRTVKVEKGTIVKQISGVGSLESVSTDVAQFTGQGGRIQNIPVKSGDMVKKGDVLVQLVMDGLDLQLKEQELALERAKLAYKQAAGNSDQLRIASLQKEIEQIKYDRLKQQLNSKQLVSNIDGQVVFVESLKEGDFVEPYQTLVTVADPTKLRVSMRVENSADIKDAEVGMAAEITLGETTLQGKVVQTPSSAPQTLNKDLAEKYGKTLYIELPKLPDNAEIGTSVDVKIVTQKKDNVLQIPKSGLRAYLGRTFVRVLEEGKRIREIDVEQGISTPTAVEIVSGLEEGQDVILQ